CAGGAAGAACTTTGGCTACGGGTGAGACCATATGGCTTTGCAACGCTCAGTACGCGGATAGCAAATTCTTCTCTCGTTCTTTGCTAGCAAGAGTAAGTCTTCTACAACTCtttttttcatgatttttttggtcTCTTCAAAGAATAGAATCTGACTATATATAATTCTCTTTCTATCTGCTTTGCTCTTCATGACTCTTCATATATGGCTTCTTTCCTTTAGAGCGCATCAATTCAGGTATATAATGTTCTCTTTATATAAATGAGTCAGCAATAATTGTTAGACTCGACAAAGGTTCCGATTATCAATAATGTACTTTTAGagttatatgtatatgtgtgcACCTGTGTGTCTTATGTCTTTATGGGACTTCTCCAGACTGTTGTATGTTTCCCTTACTTGGGCGGTGTGATTGAGCTGGGCGTCACTGAATTGGTAACTCTCCATCTTAATACCTAAAGCTTCAACTTGCATCACAAGGCACTCAAATGCCTTAACTTGCTTTATTTTTCCATGAACTATGAAAGATTTCAGAAGATCCTAGCCTGCTTCAACACATCAAATCTTGCTTGTTGGAGACTTCGAAACCAGATTGCTCTTCAAAGAACTTCTTTGCTCACCAAgacaatgatgatgatgataagaaGAAGAACCATGAGATTCAGTTTGGTATCTCTGATCTCATGTTGGATGAAGACTTGCATTACAAAACAACTGTCTCAACACTACTCAAATACGCTTCTGATAACAACAGTCATCATCGTCAGCCACCTGATCTCGCTTCTTCTAATTCTGGCTCAAGTTTCTTGCGGTGGAAGCAACCAGACTCCAATCTTCTTCTGAAACCTAGCAATCTTAAGCCGTTGAGACAGAACGTGCTGCGGAAGATATTGCATGACGTACCTTTGATGCACTCTGTAGACGCAAAGAGAATGCTCCCAAATAATACGTTTGGTCTGAATCAAGATGACCCCTCGgttaaaagaaaagagaacGAAAAGTTCAGTGTCCTAAGAACTATGGTTCCCACTGTCAACGAGGTAATAATAATAGACCTCTTTTGATCCTTAAAAGGCTGCCTTTGTTTCCAGACACAAGAATCTTCTTTTGAATAACTCTGCAGATTGATAAAGAAGAGATACTGAACAACACAATCAAGTACTTGCAAGAACTAGAGGAAAGAGTAGAAGAGCTAGAATCCTGTATGGGATCAGTTAATTTcgcagagagaaaaagaaagagccTTAACGACTCTGTGTTAATCGAGGAGACATCAGGGAACTACGATGACAGCACGAATATCGATGGAAACTCAGGAGAAACCGAACAAGTCACAAGTTTCAGAGATGAGACACGTTTGAGAGTTAAACTGAATGAAACAGATGTTGTGATGGAAGTAAGATGTTTTTACAGAGACTACATAGTTGCAGACATCATGGAAACTCTGAGCAAACTTCACATGGATGCTTTCTCTGTTAGATCTCACACACTTAATGGGTTCCTCACACTTAATCTCAAGGCAAAGgtaaattctcaaaaaaaaaaaaaacaatcttctTGATGTTCTTGGTTTGCTTGACCTACACGTAACGTTTTTGGGGATAATGCAGCTGCGTGGAGCTGCAGTTGCGTCAGTTGGGATGATTAAGCGAGAGCTGAGGAGAGTCATTGGTGAGAGTATATGAGAATCACCTAATTAAGGGTTTCTTTAATGATTTTTGTAGtaacattatttttcttaatcttttgatgaaatgtttatttttggaCTTTGGTGAATCTTTAGTCCTTAAATTTACATGGCGTTTtcgagtatttttttttatgtaatattcGCCGAGATTGGCAGGATTTTTCGACATTGTCATCTTCTATTCTATAAGATAAGATATATACTTATGGTTCTTGGTTAGTTATTATATACAGTGTTTGCTGGACCTGATCATTAGGCATCTTTTATATCAATGATTTGGATTCCACATTATCAATTTTTGTTCCTGTCACTTTATTTCATCAAATTTACTggaactaataaaaaaaatcaactgaTCCGGAAGATTATCAGATTCATTGGGTTGTTATTGGTGATTTTTACATCATATATGTTACActtcagtttatttttttatttttatgtttgaaaGCTTACACTTCAGTTTATTGCCGAGTCCTCAAGAAACGGATTGAAATTTTACTAGCCAGAGAATGtaacttaaaatttatttactcaAAACTGTTTAGTCTTTGTTAACTAAATGCATTATCTGTGGTGCTCATTTGTAACTCATAGAGCCTGCAAAGAAGTAGTACGTAGTACATGTTATGGAGCAATATAAAAGTTGatgatttcacttgcattacCTCAGTTTCTTTTAAGCTTTTTTTTAACCTTTGTAATTTCTTGGC
This genomic stretch from Raphanus sativus cultivar WK10039 chromosome 3, ASM80110v3, whole genome shotgun sequence harbors:
- the LOC130509528 gene encoding transcription factor MYC1-like, with translation MSLTKDDGVEAARGRSSRRNSLLSKQLAVAVKSVQWSYAIFWSSSPTQSGVLEWGEGCYNGEMKKRKKRNEAHYKHVLQRSSQLRTLYLCMREGDSTTTISTTHDDDDYQNCNSRSMMLSPDDLSDEEWYYIVSMSYVFSPSQCLPGRTLATGETIWLCNAQYADSKFFSRSLLARSASIQTVVCFPYLGGVIELGVTELISEDPSLLQHIKSCLLETSKPDCSSKNFFAHQDNDDDDKKKNHEIQFGISDLMLDEDLHYKTTVSTLLKYASDNNSHHRQPPDLASSNSGSSFLRWKQPDSNLLLKPSNLKPLRQNVLRKILHDVPLMHSVDAKRMLPNNTFGLNQDDPSVKRKENEKFSVLRTMVPTVNEIDKEEILNNTIKYLQELEERVEELESCMGSVNFAERKRKSLNDSVLIEETSGNYDDSTNIDGNSGETEQVTSFRDETRLRVKLNETDVVMEVRCFYRDYIVADIMETLSKLHMDAFSVRSHTLNGFLTLNLKAKLRGAAVASVGMIKRELRRVIGESI